One segment of Bacilli bacterium DNA contains the following:
- the fliS gene encoding flagellar export chaperone FliS yields the protein MNTQAQDVYAKTQVATASPGDLTLMLFNGYLKFAKQALNGMQLRQYEQKNYNIKRAQDIIDELLCTLNMQYEISRNLSALYHFISEKMVEANVKMNQQSLHDCIELMTELRDAWAEALKKVKRNGKLTG from the coding sequence ATGAATACGCAAGCGCAGGATGTTTACGCCAAAACACAAGTTGCCACCGCTTCACCCGGCGACTTGACATTGATGCTTTTTAACGGGTATCTGAAGTTTGCCAAGCAAGCGCTGAACGGCATGCAACTCAGGCAATATGAGCAAAAAAATTACAATATCAAAAGAGCCCAGGACATTATTGACGAACTGCTGTGTACCCTGAATATGCAATACGAAATTTCCCGCAATTTATCGGCATTGTATCATTTCATCAGTGAAAAAATGGTCGAAGCAAATGTGAAGATGAATCAGCAAAGCCTTCATGATTGCATAGAATTGATGACGGAATTGAGGGATGCGTGGGCGGAAGCGCTGAAGAAAGTGAAGAGAAACGGAAAGTTGACAGGATGA
- a CDS encoding flagellar protein FlaG: MQATMAAISGTNGSFGPVTGHDKVVANPQQLSAETLSAQPSLGFPSAISKEQLEEAVEKAVDKANKILTGVPKKVEYSVHKAFGDIIVKVLNAETNEVIAEFPPEKILDIVANLIQLQGAIIDEKR; encoded by the coding sequence ATGCAGGCAACAATGGCGGCTATAAGCGGAACGAACGGAAGTTTTGGGCCGGTAACCGGTCATGATAAGGTTGTTGCGAATCCGCAGCAGCTGTCCGCGGAAACTTTGTCCGCGCAACCGTCGCTTGGCTTCCCCTCTGCCATATCGAAAGAACAATTGGAAGAAGCCGTGGAAAAAGCTGTGGACAAAGCAAATAAAATATTGACCGGCGTTCCCAAAAAAGTCGAGTACAGCGTGCACAAGGCATTCGGCGATATTATCGTCAAAGTCTTGAATGCCGAAACAAATGAGGTCATTGCCGAGTTTCCTCCGGAAAAAATCCTCGACATCGTTGCAAACCTGATACAGTTACAAGGCGCCATCATTGATGAAAAGAGGTAA